DNA sequence from the Streptomyces sp. MST-110588 genome:
GACCCTCGGCCTGGTCGGCGAGTCCGGCTGCGGCAAGACCACCACACTCCTGGAGATCCTGGACCTGCCCAGCGGCCAGGCCGGCACCGTCACCGTCTTCGGCAAGGACATCCGGGGCCTGAGCCGCGCGGACCGCAAGGGCCTGCGCCGCGACATGCAGATCGTCTTCCAGGACCCGATGGCCGCCCTGGACTCCCGGATGCCGGTCGGCGACATCCTCGCCGAGCCGCTGAAGACCCACGGCTGGGCCAAGGACCGGATCGCGGCCCGGGTGCCCGAGCTGCTGGAGATGGTCGGCCTGGAGGCCGAGCACGCCGACCGCTACCCGCAGGAGTTCTCCGGCGGCCAGCGCCAGCGCATCTCCATCGCCCGCGCGCTGGCCCTGGAACCCAAGCTGGTCATCCTGGACGAGCCGGTCTCCGCGCTGGACGTCTCCATCCAGGCGGGGGTCCTGAACCTCCTGGACGAGCTGAAGACCCGGATGGGCCTGAGCTATCTCTTCGTCGCCCACGACCTGTCCGTCGTACGGCACATCGCCGACCGCATCGCGGTGATGTACCTGGGCCGGATCGTGGAGTCGGGCACGGCGGACCAGGTCTTCACCGAGCCCTCCCACCCGTACACCCAGGCCCTGCTGTCCGCCGTACCGCTGCCCGACCCGCGCAAGGAGCGGGCCCGCACCCGCATCCTGCTCAGCGGCGATCTGCCCAGCCCCGCGGACGTCCCCTCCGGCTGCCGCTTCCAGGGCCGCTGCCCGAAGTTCGCGGCGCTCGGTGAGGACGAGCGGCGGCGCTGCCGCGAGGAGGACCCGGTGGCCTCGCCGCTGGGCGCGGACGGCACGGACCACGAGGCCGCCTGCCACTACGCCGCCCCGCTCGAAGTCGTCTGAGCCGAAGACCAGCCGTTCGTCTTCCTCACCACGCGACCAAGCCCAGAGAGAACTCTTCCCACCACGCCCACGCCCCGAAAGAAAGGGGACCTCTCCCATGAAGCTCTCCAGAGTCCCGCTCTCCCTCATCGCCACCGCCGCGGTGTCCTCACTGATGCTGACCGCCTGCGGTGGTTCGGGCGGGGACGACGACGCGCGCGCCGCGAAGGACGCGCCCAAGTCGACCGCGCAGGACATCAACAAGACGGACCCGGCGAAGCTGAAGCAGGGCGGGACCCTCAACTGGGGCATCGACCAGCTCTCGACGCAGTGGAACGTGCTGGAGATCGACGGCGCGGACTACGCGACCAACACGGTGATGCAGGCGTTGATGCCCTCCCTGTGGCACGCGACGGCGACCGGCGAGATCGTCCCCAACAAGGCATTCCTGCTGGACGCGCAGAGCAAGGAGGAGGGTGGCAAGCAGATCGTCACCTACCACCTGAACCCCAAGGCCAAGTGGTCGGACGGCACCCCGATCACGTACAAGGACCTTGAGGCCAACGTCAAGGTCATGAGCGGCAAGGACAAGGAGTTCAAGATCGCCGCCGCGGCCGGGTACGAGGAGGTGACCTCGGTGGCCAAGGGCAAGGACGACTACGAGGCCGTCGTCACCTTCGGCCAGCCCTACGCGGACTGGCGGGCCCTGTTCGGCGCTCCCAACAACACGCCGATCTACCCGGCGAAGTACTTCAAGGACGCCGAGTCCTTCAACTCCGGCTACCTCAACAAGATCCCGGTCACCGGCAACGCCTTCAAGCTCGGCAGCATCGACAAGACGGCACAGACGGTCACCATCGTCGCCGACAAGGACTTCTGGGGCGACAAGGCCAAGCTCGACAAGATCGTCTTCCATGCCATGGAGGGCTCCACCATGCCGGGCGCCTTCAGCAACGGCGAGCTGGACACCTTCAACGTCGGCCCCGACGCGTCCGCCTTCAAGCAGGCGTCCAAGGTCAAGGGCGCCACGATCCGTGAGGCCGGCGGCCCCAACTACCGCCACCTGACCCTCAACGGCAAGAGTCCGCTGCTGACCGACGTCAAGGTCCGCCAGGCGATCTTCCAGGCCGTCGACCGGGAGACCATCGCCAAGTCGGACCTGAAGAACCTCGGCTGGAAGCCGACCGTCATGAACAACCACTTCCTGGTCAACAACGCCAAGGGCTACCAGGAGAACGGCGGCGACCTGGCCAAGTACGACCCCAAGGCCGCTGCGAAGCTGCTGGACGAGGCGGGCTGGAAGCTCAACGGCGAGGTGCGCAAGAAGGACGGCAAGGAACTGGCGCTGCGGCTGGTGATCCCGTCCGGCACCGCGGTCTCCGCCAACGAGGGCTCCATGCTGACCCAGATGCTGGGCCAGGTCGGCATCAAGGTCAAGATCCAGTCGGTCCCGTCGAACGACTTCTTCACCAAGTACATCGACCCGAACGACTTCGACATGTCGGTGTACGCCCTGATGGGTACGCCGTTCCCCTCCAGCGGCGCGTCCAACGTCTACACCACCAAGGGCGGCAACAACGAGGCCCAGGTCGGCAGTGAGAAGGTCGACGAGCTGATGAAGAAGGCCAGCCGGACCACGGACGCCGAGGCGTCGTTGAAGGTCATCAACGAGACCGACGCCGAGGTGTGGAAGCTCGCCGGTCTGCTGACCCTCTACCAGCGCCCCGACATCGTCGCGGTCAAGAGCAACCTCGCCAACTTCGGTGCCTTCGGCATGGCCGACGTCACCTACGAGCACATCGGCTACACCAAGTAGTCACCGGCGACGGCACAGCGCCCTCCCCGGCCTCCGTGGCCGGGGAGGGCGCTGTGGTGCGTGTCCTCGCGGTGCAGCGGGTCCGGCGGGCGTCAGACGGCGCGCAGGGCCGCCCAGGTCTGCGGGCCGACGATGCCGTCCACCCGCAGGCCGTTGACATCCTGGAAGTACACGACCCAGCTCTCCACGCGGGGCCCGAAGACGCCGTCCACCGCGAGCGCCTGCTGGCCCGACCAGTGATTGATGACGCACTGGATTTCCCGGACCCGGTCGCCGGTGTCCCCCCGCCGGGTGGTCGCGTTGCCGTCGTAGTAACCGCAGTACGCGGCGGCCGACAGCGTGCTGGTGGTCGCCGGGGCGGCCTTCGGGGCCGCGGCGTGGGCGACCGTGGGCGTCAGGGCCAGGAGCAGCCCGGTCAGTACGGTGGCCGCCCGCACCGTGGAACGTCGAGGCGTGTGCATCGTGTGCATCAGGAGTTCCCCCTCCCTCTCGGCCACGCGTACCGGAAACGCGCGGCGGGGCGGCCCGCTCCCGGGCGCCCGCAGGAAGGCTGTGCCCCGGGTCGGCCCGTTATGCGCGCGCCGCCCGGACGTCACTCCCGCGGGCGATGAGACGGATGCCTGCTCCAGCGCGTACGGCGGGGGCGGCGCGCCGGAACGCCGCACCGGGGAGTCGCACCGGGGAGTCGCGCCGGTGAGTTGCGCCGACCGTACGCGTCGGCTCTCCTCACCGGAGCCGGGCGCTACCGCATCAGCTCGCCCGCGTTGACCAGCAGGGACTGCCCGGTGATGGCGCGGGCCCGGTCGGACGCCAGGAAGGCCGCCGCCTCGGCCACGTCACCGTCCGTGGCCATCTCCGGCAGCGCCATGCGTCCGGTGAGCCGGCCCAGCACCTCCGGCTCCGGGATGCCCTCGGATTCCGCGGTGAGCTGTACGTACGCCTGGACCGGCGGCCCCCACATCCACCCGGGCTGCACGGTGTTGACCCGTATGCGGTACGGGCCCAGCTCGCGCGCCAGTGAGTACATCGCCGAGACCAGGGCGCCCTTGGAGGCCGCGTACGCCGCCTGCGGCACCCGCGAGGGGGCGGCGAGGGAGGACTGCGTCCCGATGAAGACCACCGACCCGCCGCCGCGCTCCTTCATCGACGGCAGACAGGCCCGGGTCATCCGCAGCGTCCCGAAGAGGTTGACGTCCACCACGCGCTGCCAGG
Encoded proteins:
- a CDS encoding peptidoglycan-binding domain-containing protein yields the protein MHTMHTPRRSTVRAATVLTGLLLALTPTVAHAAAPKAAPATTSTLSAAAYCGYYDGNATTRRGDTGDRVREIQCVINHWSGQQALAVDGVFGPRVESWVVYFQDVNGLRVDGIVGPQTWAALRAV
- a CDS encoding ABC transporter family substrate-binding protein codes for the protein MKLSRVPLSLIATAAVSSLMLTACGGSGGDDDARAAKDAPKSTAQDINKTDPAKLKQGGTLNWGIDQLSTQWNVLEIDGADYATNTVMQALMPSLWHATATGEIVPNKAFLLDAQSKEEGGKQIVTYHLNPKAKWSDGTPITYKDLEANVKVMSGKDKEFKIAAAAGYEEVTSVAKGKDDYEAVVTFGQPYADWRALFGAPNNTPIYPAKYFKDAESFNSGYLNKIPVTGNAFKLGSIDKTAQTVTIVADKDFWGDKAKLDKIVFHAMEGSTMPGAFSNGELDTFNVGPDASAFKQASKVKGATIREAGGPNYRHLTLNGKSPLLTDVKVRQAIFQAVDRETIAKSDLKNLGWKPTVMNNHFLVNNAKGYQENGGDLAKYDPKAAAKLLDEAGWKLNGEVRKKDGKELALRLVIPSGTAVSANEGSMLTQMLGQVGIKVKIQSVPSNDFFTKYIDPNDFDMSVYALMGTPFPSSGASNVYTTKGGNNEAQVGSEKVDELMKKASRTTDAEASLKVINETDAEVWKLAGLLTLYQRPDIVAVKSNLANFGAFGMADVTYEHIGYTK
- a CDS encoding SDR family oxidoreductase, whose protein sequence is MPLRNKTVVVSGVGTGLGHQVAAACLRDGARVVLGARTEENLAACAARLDPSGERTAWRATDITDEDRCASLAALAADRFGGIDAVVHVAALDSHFGGLEDADFDAWQRVVDVNLFGTLRMTRACLPSMKERGGGSVVFIGTQSSLAAPSRVPQAAYAASKGALVSAMYSLARELGPYRIRVNTVQPGWMWGPPVQAYVQLTAESEGIPEPEVLGRLTGRMALPEMATDGDVAEAAAFLASDRARAITGQSLLVNAGELMR